The stretch of DNA CGGTCTCGCGGCGGGCGCGGATGCGCCGGCACAATTCGATGCCGGACAGGCCCGGCATCATCCAGTCCAGGATGACGAGGTCGGGGATCTGCTCGCGCAGGCGGATATCCGCCTCGTCGCCCCGGGCGACGGCGTCGACCTCGAAGCCCTCGGCCTCGAGGTTGTAGCGCAGGAGGAGGGTGAGGGCCTCCTCGTCCTCGACGATCAGGATGCGGGTACTCATCGGGGCACTTCGGGGGGCACTTCAGGCGGGGCCGAAGGCGCCCGCCGGGCCTTGAGGGCCCGGACGGGCGTCGATCCTCAGGCCGCGGGCGGGGTGTCGAGGGTGGCGAAGCTCGAATGGTCGTTCTTCGGACGCTCGGTCGACAGGGTTTCGCCGGTGGCGAGGTAGTGGATGGTCTCGGCGATGTTGGTGGTGTGGTCGCCGATGCGCTCGACGTTCTTGGCGCAGAACAGGAGATGCGTGCAGAACGTGATGTTGCGCGGATCCTCCATCATGTAGGTCAGGAGCTCGCGGAACAGCGAGGTGTAGAGCGCGTCGATGCCGCCGTCCCGGGCCCAGACGTCGAGGGCCGCGACGGTGTCCTGGGTGGCGTAGGCGTCGAGCACGTCCTTGAGCTGGCCCTGGACCAGCTCGTTCATGTGCTCCACGCCGACGACGATCTTCTGGAGCTGGACCTGGTCGGCGATGGCGACGACGCGCTTGGCGACGTTCTTGGCCAGATCGCCGATGCGCTCGAGGTCGCCGGAGACGCGGATCGCCGAGATCGTCTCGCGCAGGTCGATCGCCATCGGCTGGCGGCGGGCGATGAGGAGGATGGCCTTCTCCTCGATCTCGCGCTGCAGCCCGTCGAGGCGCTGGTCGGTGGCGATCACCGCCTGGGCGAGGGCGGAATCGCGGCGCAGGAGCGCCTGGCCGGAATCGGCCACCATCTTCTCGGCGATGCCGCCCATCTCGGCGATGCTGCGCCGCAGGTTCTGCAGCTCCTGATCGTAGGAGGTGACGATGTGGCTCGACATGGGAGACTCCCCGCGGAAGAGGTGGGGCCTACGACGTGCGCCGGTCCGGCAGCCGGACCGACGCAATGACGACTTTGGACCTCAGCCGAACCGGCCGGTGATGTAGTCCTGGGTCTGGCGCTTCGACGGGTTCATGAACAGCCGGTTGGTTGGCCCGAACTCGACCAGCTCGCCGAGATACATGAAGGCGGTGAACTGCGAGATGCGCGCCGCCTGCTGCATGTTGTGGGTGACGATGGCGATGGTGAACTCGGAGCGCAGCTGCTCGATCAGTTCCTCGATGCGGCCGGTCGAGATCGGGTCGAGGGCCGAGGTCGGCTCGTCGAACAGGATCACCTCCGGGCGCTGCGCCACCGTGCGGGCGATGCACAGGCGCTGCTGCTGGCCGCCCGACAGGCCCATGCCGGACTGCTTGAGCTTGTCCTTCACCTCGTCCCACAGGGCGGCCCGGCGCAGGGCCTCCTCGACGCGGATGTCGAGATCGGCCTTGCCGAGGCGCTCGTAGAGCCGGATGCCGAACGCGATGTTGTCGTAGATCGACATCGGGAACGGGGTCGGCTTCTGGAACACCATGCCGACCCGGGCGCGCAGCTCGTTGAGGTCGATCGACGGGTCGAGGATGTTGCGGCCGTCGAGCAGGATCTCGCCTTCCGCGCGCTGCTCCGGGTACAGGCTGTAGATCCGGTTGAAGGTGCGCAGCAACGTCGACTTGCCGCAGCCCGACGGCCCGATCAGCGCCGTGACCTGGCGATCGAGGAAGTTGAGGTTGATGTTCTTCAGGCCGCGGAAGTCGCCGTAGTAGAAGTTCAGGTCCTTCACGGCGAGGCGGATCGCGGCGGATTCGTCGGCCTGGCTCTGGCCCACGACCGGCGCGGCGGTGGCGGTGGCGCTCATCGGTGTATCTCCGGGCAGGAGTATTTTCGAAGAAAATACGTCACAATCAGATGTGGGGAGCAGCACCCGGTCGCGGAGCGATCGGGTGCTGCCGACGTCCGGGTCAGCGCCCCTTCGGGCCGCTCAGGACGAGGCGGGCCACGATCGACAGGCCCAGGATGGTGACGGTGATGAGGAGCGCGCCGGCCCAGGCCAGCTGGCGCCAGTTCTCGTAAGGAGACAGGGCGAACTGGTAGATCATCACCGGCAGGTTCGCGACGCCGCCCATCAGGTTGGGGCTGAACCAGGAATTGTTGTTGAGCGCGGTGAAGAGCAGCGGCGCGGTCTCGCCGGCGATGCGGGCGAGCGCCAGCAGCACGCCGGTGACGATGCCCGATTGCGCCGCCCGCCAGGTGACGGAGCGGATCACGATGGAGAGCGGCGCGCCGAGTGCCGCGCCGGCCTCGCGCAGGGTGCCGGGCACCAGCCGCAGCATGTCCTCGGTGGTGCGCACGATCACCGGGGTGGCGATGATGGCGAGCGCCACGCCGCCGGCCCAGCCCGAATAGCCGCCCATCGGCCGCACCATCAGGGTGTAGACGAACAGGCCGATCAGGATCGAGGGCGCCGAGAGCAGGATGTCGTTGAGGAAGCGGATCAGGTTGGCGAGCGGCGAGCCGCGGCCGTACTCGGCGAGGTAGGTGCCGGCGAGCACGCCGATGGGGGTCGCCACGACGATGCCCAGCGCCGTCATCACTAGGCTGCCGAGGATCGCGTTGGCGATGCCGCCGCCCGCGGAGCCGGGGCCGGGGGTGACCTGGGTGAACAGGGCCGGCGAGAAGCCCTGCACGCCCTGGATGATGAGCATCAGGAGGATCGAGCCGAGCACGATCGCGCCGAGCGCCGTCGCCGCGGTGCAGGCGACGATCAGGAGCTTGTCGGCGGAGCGGCGGCCGGCGCGGACCCGGCCCCATTGCGGGGCGGTCGGGGCCGGCACCGCGGCGGGAGAGGCGTTCATCGGGGAGCGTCCTGCGGGTACGGGGTCAGGCCACCTTCGCGCGGCGCACCAGCAGCCGGGCGATGATGAGCACGATGAAGGTGACGACGAACAGGATGCAGCCGAGCGCCATCAGCGAGCTGAGCTGCAGGCCGTCGGCCTCGTTGAACTCGTTGGCGATGCGCGAGGCGATGGTCGAGCCCGGATCGAAGATCGAGGCCGACAGGCGGTTGGCGTTGCCGATCACGAAGGTGACCGCCATCGTCTCGCCGAGCGCCCGGCCCAGGCCCAGCATGATCGCGCCGATGATCGAGACCGAGGCCTGCGGGATCAGCACGTGGCGCACGACCTCCCAGGTGGTGCAGCCGATGCCGTAGGCGCTCTCGCGCAGCACGGTCGGGATCTGGTCGAGCATGTCGCGGGTGATCGAGGCGACAAAGGGCACGATCATGATCGCCAGGATGATGCCGGCGGTGAGCACGCCGACGCCGGACGGCACCTGGGCGTAGAACAGGGTGCCGACGATCGGCATGCCCTCGACCACGTTCGAGACCGGGATCTGCACGAAGCGCGCGAAGAGCGGCGCGAACACGAACAGGCCCCACATGCCGTAGATGATGCTCGGCACGGCGGCGAGCAGCTCGATCGTCATCGAGACCGGGCGGCGGGCCCAGCCGGGGCAGAGCTGCGTCAGGTAGATCGCGATGCCGAGCGAGATCGGCACGCCGATGAGGAGGGCGAGAAGGGCCGAGACCAGGGTCCCGATGACGGCGACCAGCGCACCGTACTGCTCGCGCCCGACGTTCCAGGCGCTCGAGGTCAGGAAGCCGAAGCCGAATTCCTGGAAGGCCGGCCCGGCGCCGTAGGCGATCGAGCCGAGGATGCCGGCGAGCACCGCCAGGACCAGCAGCGCCGAGACGAAGGCGGCGCTGCGGAAGATGCGGTCGCCCACGGGGCTCGGGGCGCGGCGGGCGACTGGGGGCCTTGCCGCCATTGCAACGTTCTCAGACAACGCGACCATCCGGGTTTCCCTTGGAGTGAGCGGCCTCTAGCGCGCTCGGCGGATCGAGGCGAGTCGGACGCGATCCTGCGGCCCTCGGGCGGCGGGATCTCGGCTTTCCTCAAGCGCCGCGCAGGCCCGCAGGCGGACCGGCGGAGGCGAGGAGGACGGGACCACCCCGCCCTCCTCGGGTTCAGGCGATCAGTTGCTCAGGACGGGCTTGCCGTCCTTGGTGATCGTCTTCCACTCGTCCTCGACCTGGGTGACGACCTTGGCGGGCAGCGGCACGTAGTCGAGGGCGGTCGCCATCTGGCCGCCGCTCTTGTAGGCCCAGCGGAAGAACTTCAGCACCTCGGCGGTGCGGGCCGCGTCGGCCGGGTTCTTGTGGACCAGGATGAAGGTCGCGGCGGTGATCGGCCAGGCCTTCGCGCCGGGCTGGTTGGTCAGCGAGATGCCGAAGCCCGGGGCGGACTTCCAGTCGGCGCCGGCGGCGGCGGCCTGGAACGACTCGTCGCCCGGCAGCGGATACTGGCCGTCCTTGTTCTGAATCAGGGCGACCGGCAGGTTGTTCTGCTTGGCGTAGGCGTACTCGACGTAGCCGATGGCGTTCGGAACCTGCTTGACGACGGCGGTGACGCCCTCGTTGCCCTTGCCGCCCTGGCCGGCCGGCCAGCTCACCGTGGTCGAGGCGCCGAGTTCCGACTTCCAGGCCGGCGACACGTCCGACAGGTAGGTGGTGAAGATGTTGGTCGTGCCGGAGGCGTCCGAGCGGTAGACCGGGGTGATCGGGGCGTCGGGGAGCTTCACGCCCTCGTTGAGCTTGGCGATCTTCGGGTCCGACCACTTGCGGATCTTGCCCTGGTAGATCTCGGCCAGGACCTCGCCGGTCAGCTTGATCTCGCCGGGCTTGATGTCGGCGATGTTGACCACCGGGACCACGCCGCCCATCACGGTCGGGAACTGGACCAGATCGCCCTTGGTCAGGGCCTCGCCCTTCAGCGGGGCGTCGGTGGCGCCGAAATCGACGGTCTTGGCCTGGATCTGCTTGATGCCGCCGCCCGAGCCGATCGACTGGTAGTTCAGGCCGTTGCCGGTCTCCTTGCGGTAGGCCTCGGCCCACTTGGAATAGACCGGGAACGGGAAGGTGGCGCCGGCGCCGGTGATGTCGAGGGCCATCGCCGAGGTGGCGATCTGGGCGGTCGCGAGACCGATGGCGAGCGCGTAGGAGAAGGGCTTCACTGTGTTCTCTCCGTATTCGGATCGGTCCGGCACGATGCGGGAGCGGCTTGTCCGCCCCCTATCCTGCGCGTCGACGGCCGGTGAGGACGCGACCGGTCTCCCCGGACTGCGTCGGATGTCGCCCCGGCCGAAGCCGGGGCGTCCACCGCGCCGCGAGGGATAAGGTCGGTGCGACGCCGCCCTATGACGATCCCATGACATCTCGATGACAAGGGCCGGCCGGATGCGACGTTCCGGCCCCCTTGCGCGTTGAGACGGTGAACCACCGCAGGCACTTGCGCCGCGACCCACACCGACACGGCGAGCCGTTATGCACAACCTCGACACGACGACAGGACGCGACCGGACCGACGGGAGCCGGATCGAGGACGATCGCGAGGAGGGTTCTCCCGACGATCCCCGGCGCCGGGAACTGATGGCCCTCCACGCCGAGCGGGCCGAGATGGAACAGCGCCTCGCCCGGGCGGAGCAGGAGCGGCTCTACCTCGCCGATCCCGCCGCCGTCGCCGCAGCGGCGGACGCGGAGGCCGCACTTCTGGCCGAGCTCGACCGCCTGATGACACGGATCCGCGCGGCGGAATACCGGAGCCAGCCCGGCGCCCGCAGCTGGTAGGCGCGCGACGATCACGGGACCCCGATCGCGGGACACGTCGATCTCGAGAAGTCGATCTTGGGAACCTGGGCAGTACGAAGCCGTTGCCCCTCGCGACCCGTGCCGTCGGCGCGGGCGCCGCATGGCCGTGGCGGCCGGCGAGGCGACGGGAGCGACGGCGATGCGGTGCGACGAGGCGCGGAGAGACGCTGCGATGCGGGGACGGATGCGGCGCTGCTGAGCCCTGCCGTCACCCGCGGCGATGCGCGCGTGTCGACAGGCGCGCGGCGCGCCCCACTTTCCCCCTCAGGAAGCTCCGGCGGGGTATTCACGCGAGCGGCCCGTCAGAGCGCCGCCGCCCCGCCTCCCCGCTTCAGAACGTGAGAGTCGCATGGCGTCCACCGAGAACCCGATCCTCAACACCGAATCCAAGCCCGGCCTGCCTCCGACCGTCCAGGTCCATCTCGGCCGCCAGCTGCGCGCGGCCTATGCCCCGATCGAGACCGCGGCGACCCCCGACATCTTCCTCGCGCTGATCGAGAAGCTCGAGGCGGCGCTCGCCGCGCAAGGCCGCGCCACCGAGCCGGAATTCCGCGAAGGGATGCTGGCCGCCCTGTCGTCGCTGCGCGCCTTCGCGCTCTCGCTCACCAACAACGCCGCCCGGGCCGACGACCTCGTGCAGGACACGATCCTGCGCGCCTGGCAGAACCAGCACCGCTTCCAGCCCGGCACCAACCTGAACGCCTGGCTGTTCACGATCCTGCGCAACGCCTTCTATTCCGAGCAGCGCAAGCGGATGCGCGAGGTGCAGGACGAGGACGGCTCCTACGCCGCGCGCCTGTTCACCGCCCCCGACCAGGGCCACCGCCTCGACGTGCAGGACCTGCGCGCCGGCCTCGCCAAGCTGCCGCCGGACCAGCGCGAGGCCTTGATCCTCGTCGGCGCCGAGGGCCTGTCCTACGAGGAGGTGGCGGGCATCTGCGGCGTGGCGATCGGCACGATCAAGAGCCGCGTCAACCGCGCCCGCAACCGCCTGGCCGAACTTTTGGGGTATGGCGACGACGATTTGACCGGGGACCGGATGATGCAATCGGCCATGGGCGAGGGTGTCTGAGGTCACTCCTCCCCCTCGCAACCTCATCCTGATACCAACGGTCGTTGGAAACGACCTTTGGTTCCGTTCTCGAATTTTCGTCAAGCCTCTGGCTTGGCATAGACAATTCGAGATGGCTCAATGGCCCGATGCGTCAGCATCGTGGGCCATTGATATGAGAAGTCAGTCGATCGAACATCCACTGACGTCTCGAACAGGGCTCCAGACGTCCTCAAGCTTGCTTGATCGATCTCTTCAGGCCTCGACCCACCGGCGTCGTTTCGGGGCCGCGTAAGCGGAGCCTTGATCCGGAACCTCGGTTGGAGCGGGATTCCGAGCCCCGCTGCGCGACTCCGGAATGTCCCGTGGGTTTCAGGGCCGTCGCGGGCGGCTGGTCGGGATCCTCAATGCCGCAGTCCCGGGGCCTCGCGCCCGGTCTTCTCGACGTATTCCGAATACCCGCCGCCATATTTCTGGATGCCGTCCGGCGTCAGCTCCAGCACCCGGTTCGACAGGGCGGCGAGGAAGTGCCGGTCGTGCGAGACGAACAGCATCGTGCCCTCGTACTGGGCCAGGGCTGCGATCAGCATGTCCTTGGTACCGACGTCGAGGTGGTTGGTCGGCTCGTCGAGGACGAGGAAGTTCGGCGGATCGTAGAGCATGCGGGCCATGGCGAGCCGCGCCTTCTCGCCGCCCGACAGCACCCGGCAGCGCTTCTCGACGTCGTCGCCCGAGAAGCCGAAGCAGCCGGCCAGCGTGCGCAGCGATCCCTGCCCCGCCTGCGGGAAGGATTCCTCCAGGAACTCGAACACCGTGCGCTCGCCGTCGAGCGTGTCCATGGCGTGCTGGGCGAAGTAGCCGAGCTTGACGCTGGCGCCGATCGTCACGATGCCCGAATCCGGCGCGGTGGTGCCGGTGGCGAGCTTGAGCAGCGTCGACTTGCCGGCGCCGTTGACGCCCATCACGCACCAGCGCTCCTTGCGCCGGATGCCGAAATCGAGGCCTTCGTAGATCGTGCGGCTGCCGTAGCTTTTGTGCACGGATTTCAGGCTGATCACGTCATCGCCCGAGCGGGGTGCCGCCGGGAAGTCGAAGGCCACGCTCTGGCGCCGCCGGGGCGGCTCGACGCGCTCGATCTTGTCGAGCTTCTTGACCCGGCTCTGCACCTGGGCGGCGTGCGAGGCGCGCGCCTTGAAGCGCTCGATGAACTTGATCTCCTTGGCCAGCATCGCCTGCTGGCGCTCGAACTGCGCCTGCTGCTGCGCCTCGTTCTGCGCCCGCTGCTGCTCGTAGAAGGCGTAGTCGCCCGAATAGGTGGTGAGCGAGCCGGCATCGATCTCGATGATCTTGCCGACGATCCGGTTCATGAAGGCCCGGTCGTGCGAGGTCATCAGGAGGGCGCCGTCGAAGCCCCTGAGGAAGTCCTCGAGCCAGATCAGGCTCTCGAGGTCGAGGTGGTTGCTCGGCTCGTCGAGCAGCATCACGTCGGGATTCATCAGCAGGATGCGGGCGAGCGCGACGCGCATCTTCCAGCCGCCCGACAGGGCGCCGACATCGCCCTCGACCATCTCCGGGGAAAAGCTCAGGCCCGCCAGCACCTCGTGCGCCCGGCCCTCCAGCGCATAGCCGCCGAGCTCCTCGAACCGGCCCTGCACCTCGCCGTAGCGCTCGACCAAGGCCTCCATCTCGTCGGCCCGGTCGGGATCGGCGAGCGCGGTCTCGATCTCGCGCAGCTCGGCGGCGATCTCGCTCACCGGGCCTGCCCCGTCCATCACCTCGGACAGGACGGAGCGCCCGGCCATCTCGCCGACATCCTGGCTGAAATACCCGATGGTGATGCCGCGATCGGACGAGACCTGGCCCTCGTCGGGCTGCTCCTCGCCGGTGATCATCCGGAACAGGGTGGTCTTGCCGGCGCCGTTCGGACCGACGAGCCCGACCTTCTCGCCGCGCTGCAACGCCGCCGAGGCCTCGATGAAGAGGAGCTGGTTGCCGTTCTGCTTGCCGATCTTGTCGAGGCGGATCATGGAATCGAGAGTCCGAAAATGAGGAGCGCGCCGGACCGGGACCGGACCGCGCGCTGGGAAGCTTTCAGAATCGTGCCACGGCTTCGTGGCGCGCACATGTCGAGGGCAAACGTCGAGGGTCTGACGTCAGTCCCCCCGGCCGCCCCGCCCGTCGACCACGTCGATGGCGGCGCGGAAGGCGGCGTCGGCGTCGAGGGCCGTGGTGTCGAGCACCACCGCATCCTCGGCCACCCGCAGGGGCGCCGCGTCGCGGTCGGCGTCGCGGGCGTCGCGGCGCTGGATGTCGGCGAGCACCGCCTCGTAAGGAACCGCCTCGCCCCGTCCGTCGAGTTCGCGGTGGCGGCGGCGGGCGCGCTCTTGCGCCGAGGCGGTCACGAACAGCTTCACGGCGGCGTCCGGGCAGACCACGGTGCCGATGTCGCGGCCGTCGAGCACAGCGCCCTCCGGCGCACCGGCGAAGCGGCGCTGCCAGTCGAGGAGCGCGGCGCGCACCGCCGCTTGCGCCGAGACGATCGAGGCCGCCTCGCCCATCGCGGCCCCGCGCAGGCGCGGATCGGCGAGGAAGGCCGGTTCGAGCCCCCGCGCCGCGGCCGCCGCCGCGTCCCTGTCCGCCAGGTCGCGATCCGCATCGAGGAGCGTCAGCGCCACCGCCCGGTAGAGCAGGCCGGTATCGAGGTGCGGCAGGCGATAATGCGCCGCCAGGCGCTTGGCGAGCGTCCCCTTGCCGGAGGCCGCCGGCCCGTCGATCGCGATGACCATCGGGCCTCTCATGCCGGTAAGGCGGCGCCGAGCGCCCGCATGTCGGAGAGGAAGCCCGGGTAGCTCGTGGCGATCATCGCGCCGTCATCGACCGTCACCGGCCGGCCTGCGGCCATGCCGAGCACCAGGAACGCCATGGCGATGCGATGGTCGAGATGGGTCTCGACCGTGCCGCCGCCCGCGGGCGCCGACCCGTCGCCGTGGACGATCAGGTCGTCGCCCTCGACCACGTGGGAGACGCCGTTGGCCTTGAGGCCCGCCGCCACCGCGGCGAGGCGGTCGGATTCCTTGACCCGGAGTTCGTGCAGGCCCTGCATCCGGGTGGTGCCCTCGGCGCAGGCCGCCGCCACAGCCAGCACCGGGTACTCGTCGATCATCGCCGGAGCCCGCTCGGGCGGCACCGTGACGCCCTTGAGGCGGCTGTGGCGCACCCGCAGGTCGGCGACGGTCTCGCCGCCCTCCTCGCGCTCGTTCAGCCGCTCGATGTCGCCGCCCATCTCCAGGAGCGTGGCGAGGAGGCCGGTGCGGAGGGGATTCATCATCACCCCCTCGATCACCACCTCGGAACCGGGGACGATCAAGCCGGCCACCAGCGCGAAGGCGGCCGAGGACGGATCGGCCGGCACCACCACGTCGGTGGCGGTGAGGGTCGGCTGGCCGGTCAGCGCGATGCGCCGGCCATGGCCGCCGGGGCCGATCGCCTCGACCTCGACGGTGGCGCCGAACAGGCGCAGCATCCGCTCGGTATGGTCGCGGGTCGCCGCGGCCTCCACCACCGTGGTGATTCCGGGCGCGTTGAGGCCGGCGAGCAGCACCGCCGACTTCACCTGCGCCGAGGCGACCGGGCTGTCATAGGTGATCGGCACCGCCTCGCGCGGACCGCGCAGGGTCAGCGGCACCCGGCCGCCCTCGGCCTGCTCGACGACGGTCACGCCCATCTGCACCAGCGGATCGAGGATCCGGCGCATCGGGCGCTTGCGCAGCGAGGCGTCGCCGTCGAAGGTCGCGGTGACCGGATGGCCGCCGACCACGCCCATCATCAGCCGCGAGCCGGTGCCGGCATTGCCGAAATCGAGCACGCCGGCCGGATCGGACAGGCCGCCGACGCCGACGCCGCGCACCCGCCAGCGCCCCTCCCCGTCGCGGTCGATCCCGGCGCCGAGCGCCTTGGCGGCGGCGGCGGTGCGCAGCACGTCGTCGCCCTCCAGCAGGCCCTCGATCCGGGTCTCGCCGAGGCTGAGCAGGCCGAGGATGATCGCCCGGTGCGAGATCGACTTGTCGCCGGGCGGCCGCAGCCGGCCCCGCAGGGCCGTCCCGGCCTGGGCGGTGATCGGGGACGGAGTGGAATCGTGCGACACGGGCAGACGGCCTGGTTCTTCGAGAATCGCGTGGGATGCGCGGGAAAACGGCCGGGTCGTTACCACGCGGGCGCCGCGCCGTCATCCGCCGGCCCTCCAGGTATTTGACAGGGCTGGCGGGCGCGACTAACCGGACCCACTCTCACCGACATCGACAGGAATGAAACGACCGTGGCCAGACCGGAACTCGGCTTGAAGCGCCAGTGCATGAGCTGCGGCGCGAAATTCTACGACCTCAGCAGGGACCCCGCCGTGTGCCCGAAATGCGGCACCGTCTACCAGGTCGCCGCGCTGTCCAGCAGCCGCGTCCCCACGCCGGCGATCGCCAACCGCGCCCCGCGCGAGGAGGAGACCGAGGAAGAGTCCGGCGCCCCCGAGATGGTCTCCCTCGACGAGGTCGAGGCCGCCGAGGACAGCGCCGACGTCTCTGTCGACGACGACGATGC from Methylobacterium aquaticum encodes:
- the pstB gene encoding phosphate ABC transporter ATP-binding protein PstB; this translates as MSATATAAPVVGQSQADESAAIRLAVKDLNFYYGDFRGLKNINLNFLDRQVTALIGPSGCGKSTLLRTFNRIYSLYPEQRAEGEILLDGRNILDPSIDLNELRARVGMVFQKPTPFPMSIYDNIAFGIRLYERLGKADLDIRVEEALRRAALWDEVKDKLKQSGMGLSGGQQQRLCIARTVAQRPEVILFDEPTSALDPISTGRIEELIEQLRSEFTIAIVTHNMQQAARISQFTAFMYLGELVEFGPTNRLFMNPSKRQTQDYITGRFG
- the pstA gene encoding phosphate ABC transporter permease PstA — protein: MNASPAAVPAPTAPQWGRVRAGRRSADKLLIVACTAATALGAIVLGSILLMLIIQGVQGFSPALFTQVTPGPGSAGGGIANAILGSLVMTALGIVVATPIGVLAGTYLAEYGRGSPLANLIRFLNDILLSAPSILIGLFVYTLMVRPMGGYSGWAGGVALAIIATPVIVRTTEDMLRLVPGTLREAGAALGAPLSIVIRSVTWRAAQSGIVTGVLLALARIAGETAPLLFTALNNNSWFSPNLMGGVANLPVMIYQFALSPYENWRQLAWAGALLITVTILGLSIVARLVLSGPKGR
- the cmk gene encoding (d)CMP kinase, producing MVIAIDGPAASGKGTLAKRLAAHYRLPHLDTGLLYRAVALTLLDADRDLADRDAAAAAARGLEPAFLADPRLRGAAMGEAASIVSAQAAVRAALLDWQRRFAGAPEGAVLDGRDIGTVVCPDAAVKLFVTASAQERARRRHRELDGRGEAVPYEAVLADIQRRDARDADRDAAPLRVAEDAVVLDTTALDADAAFRAAIDVVDGRGGRGD
- the aroA gene encoding 3-phosphoshikimate 1-carboxyvinyltransferase; the encoded protein is MSHDSTPSPITAQAGTALRGRLRPPGDKSISHRAIILGLLSLGETRIEGLLEGDDVLRTAAAAKALGAGIDRDGEGRWRVRGVGVGGLSDPAGVLDFGNAGTGSRLMMGVVGGHPVTATFDGDASLRKRPMRRILDPLVQMGVTVVEQAEGGRVPLTLRGPREAVPITYDSPVASAQVKSAVLLAGLNAPGITTVVEAAATRDHTERMLRLFGATVEVEAIGPGGHGRRIALTGQPTLTATDVVVPADPSSAAFALVAGLIVPGSEVVIEGVMMNPLRTGLLATLLEMGGDIERLNEREEGGETVADLRVRHSRLKGVTVPPERAPAMIDEYPVLAVAAACAEGTTRMQGLHELRVKESDRLAAVAAGLKANGVSHVVEGDDLIVHGDGSAPAGGGTVETHLDHRIAMAFLVLGMAAGRPVTVDDGAMIATSYPGFLSDMRALGAALPA
- the pstS gene encoding phosphate ABC transporter substrate-binding protein PstS; this translates as MKPFSYALAIGLATAQIATSAMALDITGAGATFPFPVYSKWAEAYRKETGNGLNYQSIGSGGGIKQIQAKTVDFGATDAPLKGEALTKGDLVQFPTVMGGVVPVVNIADIKPGEIKLTGEVLAEIYQGKIRKWSDPKIAKLNEGVKLPDAPITPVYRSDASGTTNIFTTYLSDVSPAWKSELGASTTVSWPAGQGGKGNEGVTAVVKQVPNAIGYVEYAYAKQNNLPVALIQNKDGQYPLPGDESFQAAAAGADWKSAPGFGISLTNQPGAKAWPITAATFILVHKNPADAARTAEVLKFFRWAYKSGGQMATALDYVPLPAKVVTQVEDEWKTITKDGKPVLSN
- the pstC gene encoding phosphate ABC transporter permease subunit PstC, translated to MVALSENVAMAARPPVARRAPSPVGDRIFRSAAFVSALLVLAVLAGILGSIAYGAGPAFQEFGFGFLTSSAWNVGREQYGALVAVIGTLVSALLALLIGVPISLGIAIYLTQLCPGWARRPVSMTIELLAAVPSIIYGMWGLFVFAPLFARFVQIPVSNVVEGMPIVGTLFYAQVPSGVGVLTAGIILAIMIVPFVASITRDMLDQIPTVLRESAYGIGCTTWEVVRHVLIPQASVSIIGAIMLGLGRALGETMAVTFVIGNANRLSASIFDPGSTIASRIANEFNEADGLQLSSLMALGCILFVVTFIVLIIARLLVRRAKVA
- a CDS encoding sigma-70 family RNA polymerase sigma factor, whose protein sequence is MASTENPILNTESKPGLPPTVQVHLGRQLRAAYAPIETAATPDIFLALIEKLEAALAAQGRATEPEFREGMLAALSSLRAFALSLTNNAARADDLVQDTILRAWQNQHRFQPGTNLNAWLFTILRNAFYSEQRKRMREVQDEDGSYAARLFTAPDQGHRLDVQDLRAGLAKLPPDQREALILVGAEGLSYEEVAGICGVAIGTIKSRVNRARNRLAELLGYGDDDLTGDRMMQSAMGEGV
- a CDS encoding TIGR02300 family protein, whose translation is MARPELGLKRQCMSCGAKFYDLSRDPAVCPKCGTVYQVAALSSSRVPTPAIANRAPREEETEEESGAPEMVSLDEVEAAEDSADVSVDDDDADVADAGGDDDTFLEEDEEGGDDVSDLIDGDIENDEES
- a CDS encoding ABC-F family ATP-binding cassette domain-containing protein, encoding MIRLDKIGKQNGNQLLFIEASAALQRGEKVGLVGPNGAGKTTLFRMITGEEQPDEGQVSSDRGITIGYFSQDVGEMAGRSVLSEVMDGAGPVSEIAAELREIETALADPDRADEMEALVERYGEVQGRFEELGGYALEGRAHEVLAGLSFSPEMVEGDVGALSGGWKMRVALARILLMNPDVMLLDEPSNHLDLESLIWLEDFLRGFDGALLMTSHDRAFMNRIVGKIIEIDAGSLTTYSGDYAFYEQQRAQNEAQQQAQFERQQAMLAKEIKFIERFKARASHAAQVQSRVKKLDKIERVEPPRRRQSVAFDFPAAPRSGDDVISLKSVHKSYGSRTIYEGLDFGIRRKERWCVMGVNGAGKSTLLKLATGTTAPDSGIVTIGASVKLGYFAQHAMDTLDGERTVFEFLEESFPQAGQGSLRTLAGCFGFSGDDVEKRCRVLSGGEKARLAMARMLYDPPNFLVLDEPTNHLDVGTKDMLIAALAQYEGTMLFVSHDRHFLAALSNRVLELTPDGIQKYGGGYSEYVEKTGREAPGLRH
- the phoU gene encoding phosphate signaling complex protein PhoU; its protein translation is MSSHIVTSYDQELQNLRRSIAEMGGIAEKMVADSGQALLRRDSALAQAVIATDQRLDGLQREIEEKAILLIARRQPMAIDLRETISAIRVSGDLERIGDLAKNVAKRVVAIADQVQLQKIVVGVEHMNELVQGQLKDVLDAYATQDTVAALDVWARDGGIDALYTSLFRELLTYMMEDPRNITFCTHLLFCAKNVERIGDHTTNIAETIHYLATGETLSTERPKNDHSSFATLDTPPAA